Below is a window of Diaminobutyricibacter sp. McL0608 DNA.
AGTGCCGACCGAACTCGATGAGCTGGTCGCCGTGATGGCCAGGCTCCGGGCGCCGGGCGGGTGTCCCTGGGATGCGGACCAGACGCACGAATCGCTGGTCCAGTACCTGATCGAAGAGACCTACGAACTCGTCGAGGCGATCGAAACGGGAAACCGCGACGACATGCTCGAAGAGCTGGGCGATGTGCTCTACCAGGTGCTGTTCCACGCCGACATCGCGGCGCACACCCCGGGTGAGGATTTCGACATCCAGGATGTCGCGGCCCAGATGACGGCCAAGATGGTGGGCCGGCATCCGCACGTGTTCGGCGACCGAGTCGCGAAGACGCCGGATGACGTGATGGAGTTCTGGGACGACCTCAAACGTCGCGAGAAGCCGGGCCGCACCAGCGTGCTCGACGGCATTCCGCAGGCGATGCCCTCGCTGGCGCTCGCCGACAAGCTGCTGGGCCGCGCCGAGAAGGTCGGCCTCATCGAACTCGAGGGTGCGGGCGGCGTGCAGGTCGCGTCGGAGGACGAGCTGGGTGCGCTGCTGCTCGCGATCGTAGCGTCTGCGAAGTCGAACGGACTGGATGCGGAGCGCGCACTGCGGACCACACTGCGAGGTCTGCAGGAGGAGATCCGTGAGCAGGAGGCCGGCGCCGCCGACGCGGGGATCATCGGGCTGGCAGTCCCGGAGGCGTAGGCGGGCCGACCGCGCCGGCGCGACCGACTACGGGGGCTGTGGCCGACGACGCGATCGCCGGGTGGGCACCCTCGACCATTCGGGTGAGAGCGGAACCGCACTCCTGGTGTCCGGCAACCGTGTCGTCGTCCTGTGTCTGGCAGCGAGCACCGCCCGTGGTCGGGTCGGGATGCGACTCATGCCAGGTCCTCTGGGACACCACCGAAGCCGGCAGGTACCGGCCATCAGGGTGGCAACACGGGTAGTTTACGACGGGTGCCGCGACTGCGCGAGGCGAATTCCGCTCATCCGAGCAGACGACCGAAGAACGCTCGAATCGCGTCCGCCGCTTCGTCCGGATGCTCGAGTCCCGCGAAATGGCCGCCCTTCGGTGCGACCACGAACTCGCGCAGGTCATCGGCCGCCCGCTCGGCCAGAGAACGCGGGAATCCGTCCATCACCGGCTCCCGACTCAGGTACACCCCGAGTGGTGCTTCGATCGGAGGACGCGGGGGATTGGCGTGGTAGTCGAAGTACTGCGCGAACGAGGTCCCGATGCTCTCGGTGACCCAGTAGCGCGTCGCGATGGTGAGCAGCGCATCCGCTTCGACCACGCTGCCGAGTTCGCCATCCACCCAGTCGTGCCATTTGTCGACGATCCAGGCGAGCAGCCCGGCGGGGGAGTCCCCGAGAGCGGCGGCGATGGTGTCGGGGCGCGTGAGCATGATCTCGCTGTAGCCGCCGTCGGCGCGGTCGTAGCGGTCCACCCCCTCGAGGAAGGCCCTCTCCTCGTCGCCGCGGGGCGCGTCGTCGGCCGGGAACGGTGCGTTCAGCAGCTGGATGCCGATGAGGCGGTCCGCATGATCGACCGCGAGCCAGGTCGCCGCGCCGCCTCCGATGTCCCCGCCGAACGCCGCATACCGGTCGTAGCCGAGCACGCCCGTCATGAGCTCGTGCAGGTCCTCCGCGATCTGCCAGCGGGTCAGCGGGCGGTCGCCGAGTTCGGAGAAGACGAAGCCGGGCAGCGAGGGGATGATGACATCGAACGCGATGCGCGCATCCGAACCGAAGGCGGCCGGGCTGGCGAGCCGTTCGCCGAGCGGCAGGTACTCAGTGAAGGCGCTCGGCCAGCCGTGCAGCAGGAGCAGCGGTACGCGCTGGTCTGCGGAGCCCGAGGCCGGGATGCGCACGAAATGGATGCGGTGGCCGCGCACATCGGCGAGGAACTGCTCGTAGGCGTTCAGCCTGTTCTCCGTCGCGCGCCAGTCGAACGCGGCCCACGCGGCGGCGAGGTCCCGAAGGACGGCCGGATCCATGCCACCGCCCCATGGTGACGTTCCCAGCGGCGGGACGAACCTCGTCCTTTCGAGCCGCAGCCGCAGATCGTCGAGCACATCATCGGACACCTGGATGCGGAACGGTTCGATAGTCATCGCAGCCACCGTACCCGCCCGTGGAAGAATCGTCACCATGGCTTCTCCGATCACTCCGCCCCGCGGCATGCGCGATTTCCTCCCCGCCGACAAAGCCCGCCGTGAGCACGCCCTCGGGGTCATCCGCACGAGCTTCGCGGCCCATGGATTCGACGAGATCGAGACACCGGTCGTCGAGGACGTCGCGCGGCTCCACTCGGGTCTCGGCGGCGACAACGAGAAGCTCGCGTTCAGCGTCCTGCGACGCGGACTCGACACCGAGGACCTCACGGCCGCGATCGAGCACGGCGACCTGATGAGCCTCGCCGACCTTGGGTTGAGGTTCGACCTCACTGTGCCGCTCGCCCGGTTCTACGCCACCCACCGCGCAGAGCTCCCGCCGGTCTTCCGCGCAATCCAGATCGCGCCGGTCTGGCGAGCAGAGCGGCCGCAGAAGGGCCGCTACCGGCAGTTCGTGCAGTGCGACATCGACATCATCGGCGAAGCCGGCCAGCTCGCCGAGGTCGAGCTCATCACGGCGACCGCCGCCGCGCTCGAGGCACTGGGTCTCGAAGGCTGCACCATCCGTATCAACGACCGGCGCATCCTGAACGGCCTCCTCGAGTTCTGCGGGTTCGAGGAGTCGCGCTGGCCGCAGGTGCTCATCTCGATCGACAAGCTGGACAAGATCGGCGCGGAGGGTGTCGTCGCCGAGTTGAGCGCGGACGGTGCAGACTCGGCCGCAGTGCTGGGCGGCGTGCTCGAAACCCTGGAACCGCACATCGCCGACGGGGGAGTCGCGCTGACGGTCGAGGCGATCACGTCGATCCTGCCCGACGGCATCGACACCGACGCCGTCGCCCAGCTCGAGGCGCTCGCGCACGCGCTCGGCTCGCTGCCGCCCGGCGTGAAGCTGCGGTTCGACCCGACCCTGGTGCGGGGTATGGGGTACTACACCGGCACGATCTTCGAGATCTCGCACCCGGGTTCCGGGAGTTCGGTCGGCGGTGGCGGCCGCTACGACGGGATGATCGGGCGCTTCCTCGGCACGGACGTGCCGGCGTGCGGGTTCTCGATCGGGTTCGAACGGGTCGTCGACCTGATCGACCTTCCCGAGTCGGATGGTGCCGATTCCGTCGTTCTCGTCTTCGAGCCCACCGTGGCATTGTCCCGGCTCCTGGCGCTCAAGACGGAGCTCGTGGATGCTGGCCGCCGCGTGCGCCTGGAGCGTCGCACTAAGAACCTGAAGGCTCTGCTGGACCGGTCTGCGGCGGCAGGGTTCGCATCCTTCGCCTTCGTGACCGACGACACCGACGGTGTGGCCGCACTCGAGTTCAAGCCGCTCGCGTAGCGTCGCGCCGGCTCGCGCCGCCTCGCGCCGCTCGCGCTTCGGATGCGTTTCTGCGGGGTCACTAGACTGGCCAGCGGATCAACGGAGATTTCACCACCCCCCACCACACCGTGAAACAAGGAGACAGTTGTGGCTCAAATCGAGGCAGTAGGCGCTCGGGAGATTCTGGATTCGCGTGGAAACCCGACCGTCGAGGTCGAGATCCTGCTCGAAGATGGCACGGTCAGCCGTGCCGCAGTGCCGTCCGGCGCATCGACCGGCGCATTCGAGGCGTACGAACTTCGTGACGGCGACAAGGACCGCTACCAGGGCAAAGGCGTGCTCAAGGCGGTCGACGCCGTCCTCGACGAGATCGGCCCGGCGATCGAAGGATTCGAGGCCGCCGACCAGCGCCTCGTCGACTCGGCGATGATCGAGCTCGACGGCACGGACAACAAGAAGCGCCTGGGCGCCAACGCCATCCTCGGCGTCAGCCTCGCGGTTGCGAAGGCCGCGGCCGACTCGGCCGACCTTCCCCTGTTCCGGTACCTGGGCGGACCGAACGCGCACACACTGCCGGTGCCGATGATGAACATCATCAACGGTGGGGCGCACGCGGACACCGGTGTCGACATCCAGGAGTTCATGATCCTGCCCGTCGGCGCTGAGAGCTTCTCCGAGGCACTCCGCTGGGGCGTCGAGACGTACCACTCGCTCAAGTCGCTTCTCAAGAAGAAGGGCCTGAACACCGGGCTCGGCGACGAGGGCGGCTTCGCTCCCGAGCTCGAGACCAACGTCGCAGCGCTCGACCTGATCTCCGAAGCCATCCAGCTCGCCGGCTTCACCGTCGGAACCGACATCGCCCTCGGACTCGACGTCGCATCGACGGAGTTCTTCGAGAACGGCGTCTACCGCTTCGAACGCCAGGAGCGCACGGCCGCCGAGATGTCGGCCTACTACGCGACGCTCGCTGCGAACTACCCGCTGGTCTCCATCGAGGACCCGCTGGCCGAAGACGACTGGGAGGGCTGGACGCTCCTCAACTCCGAGATCGGTTCGAAGCTGCAGCTGGTCGGCGACGACCTGTTCGTCACCAACCCGAAGCGCCTCGCGCAGGGCATCGCCTCGAAGGCGGCGAACAGCATCCTCATCAAGGTGAACCAGATCGGCACCCTGACCGAGACGCTGGATGCGGTCACCCTGGCCCAGCGCAACGGCATGACCGCCGTGCTCTCGCACCGCTCCGGCGAGACCGAGGACACGACCATCGCCGACCTCGCCGTCGCCACGGATGCGGGCCAGATCAAGACGGGCGCGCCCGCGCGCTCCGAGCGCGTCGCGAAGTACAACCAGCTGCTCCGCATCGAGGAGGAGCTGGGCGAGGCCGCGGTCTACGCCGGCCGCAGCGCCTTCCCGCGCTTCACCGCGTAGCCACTCGTTTCAGGCAGGGCCCCCGTCGCAAGATGGGGGCCTTTGCCGTTCGACCATCCGATTCGCGCAGTGAGTTGGCAGTAGTTGTCGTCGAGCGCGATTCGAGGCGACAACGACTGCCAAGTGGCCAGGATGGGTGCGCGCTTCGAGGCTCGCGCCGACGCGCATCCGAAATCCAGCCGCCGTCGCCGATAATGAAAGACGCGGAAGTCCGTATACCCAGCCCGCATCGGCACGACTTTGGAGGTCCCGTGTCCAAGCCCCGAACCCGCCGTGTGCCCGTCGCGATGGCGGCCGGGCAGTCCGGCGCGGGCAGCTGGCTGAGGGGCATCCGTTTCTCCGGATTCTCGCTCGTGATGATGGGACTGCTGATCGTCGCGGTGGTCATTCTGGCCCCGACGCTTCGATCGCTGATCGAACAGCGACAGCAGATCGCCGACCAGCAGGCGACAGTCGACCAACTGAAATCGCAGGTCAGCGACCTCAAATCGCAGCGGGCGCGCTGGAACGACCCCAGCTACATCCGCTCCCAGGCTCGGGATCGCCTCTACTACGTCATGCCGGGCGAGATCAGCTACCTCGTGATCGACGACCGTCCGCCGGCTGCGAAAGCAGCGGAGCAGGGCCCGATCAGCACAAAGATCCAGGCGACGAAGTCCGATTGGGTAGGCTCGCTGTTCGGCTCGTTCATGACGGCCGGGCTGAGCGACGCCACCCCCGCACAGCTTTCCGGGAGGGGCGGCACCACCCCGCCGACACCGACTCCCACTCCGACACCAGGTAAGTAACGCATGACAACCCCACCTTTCGAGCCCGCCACCGAGCGGGACATCGCAACCGTCTCGGCTCAGCTCGGCCGTCCCGCGCGCAACGTCGTCGGCATCGCCGCCCGCTGCGTCTGTGGCGCGCCGACCGTCGTCGCCACCGCGCCCCGGCTCGATGACGGAACCCCGTTCCCCACGCTCTACTACCTGAGCCACCCCGCTGCCACGGCCGCGCTGTCGTACCTCGAGGCGACCCAGGTGATGAACGAGTTCAACGAACTGCTCGAGAACGAGGAAGAGCTGCGCGCCCACTATGCGGATGCGCACACCGCCTACCTCGCGGACCGCGAGTCCATTGCCGTCGTGCCCGAGATCGCGGGCATCTCGGCCGGCGGGATGCCCGCCCGCGTCAAATGCCTTCACGCACTCGGCGCACACGCGCTCGCGGCCGGCCCCGGCGTCAATCCGATCGGCGATCTCGCCCTGGAGCGCGCGAACTGGTCGCCCTCCATCTGCGAGTGCCTCGACTATTCGGTCGGATGATCCGGGCGGGTCGCGCCCTCGTCGCGCTGGCAGTCGGTGTCGCCCTCGCTCTGGGCGGTGCCACCGTCGCCCATGCCGACCAGGTGCGCAGCCTCGAATACTGGCTGAACGATTACGGCATCTCACAGGCCTGGTCGGCCTCGCGCGGTGCAGGAGTGAAGGTCGCGATCATCGACACGGGTGTCGACGGGACCGTCCCCGACCTGCGGGGGGCCGTCGTCGGCGGCACTGATGTCTCTGGTATCGGCTCTCCGAACGGCCAGAAGCCGTTGGGTTCCAGCGACGAGTCCGGGCACGGCACCTGGGTCGCATCCCTTCTCGCCGGTCGCGGGACCGGTGGTGACAAAGGCGTGATCGGTGTCGCGCCCGACGCATCCATTCTCACCGTCTCCGTCGCTCTCGGGTCGTCGCCTTCGAGCGTGAGCAGCGACGACCAGATAGCGGATGGGGTGCGCTGGGCCGTCGACAACGGCGCCAAGGTGATCAACATGTCCCTCACTCGCAACACCCTCGACTGGCCCGAATCGTGGGACACCGCCTTCCAGTACGCGTTCGCCCACGACGTCGTGATCGTCGCCGCGGCAGGGAACCGGGGGAGCGGGACCACCGAGGTCGGGGCACCGGCGACCATCCCGGGAGTACTGACCGTCGCCGGCGTCGACCGCAACGGGAAGGCCAGCTTCGACGCATCGTCGCAGGGGATCACCATCGGAGTGTCCGCGCCGAGTGAACAGCTCGTCGGGGCGAACCCAGGCGCCGGGTACGTGCAATGGGAGGGCACGAGCGGGGCGGCACCGCTGGTGGCCGGTGCGGTCGCTCTCGTCAGGGCTGCGCATCCGGAGCTCAACGCGGCGAACGTCATCAACAGGATCATCTCGACGGCCCGACCGGTCGGATCGGTGCCGAGCCCCATCTATGGATACGGTCTGCTGAACGCCTACGCGGCCGTCACCGCGAACGTCGCACCGGTCGTCGCGAACCCCATGGGCGACCTGGGACAGTGGATCCACATCCATCGTCGGGCCCAGTCGACGACACCCTCGCAGGGCGGGCAGGCTCCCGTTCCGACCAGCACTCCACGCGCGCTCCCACCCGACCGGACCGTCGCGATCGGGCAGCTAGTGGTGCCCGGATGGGATGCGCTCACCCTGTTCTGGATTCCCTTCACACTGCTCGCAGGATTCATCGTTCTCGTTGCGCTCGGCGTAACAGGGGCGGTCCTGCATTTCAGGCGAGCGGGTCGCAGGGGGTAGATTGTCTCCATACTTTCGTCTTGAGGAGACCGTTCACTGTGCCCAAAATCCTGATCGTCGGCGGCGGCTATGCCGGGTTCTACACCGCATGGAAGCTTGAGAAGTGGCTGCGCAACGGCGAGGCCGAGGTCACGATGGTCGACCCGCTCCCGTACATGACGTACCAGCCTTTCCTTCCCGAGGTCGCGGTCGGGTCGATCGAGCCGCGGCACGCGGTCGTCGCGCACCGTCGTCACCTCAAGAAGACGCACGTCGTCAGCGGCAAGGTCACCTACATCGACCACGCGAACAAGACCGCGACCGTCGAGCCTCCGGTGGGCGAGCCGTGGCAGCAGGAGTACGACATCGTCGTGGTGACCGCGGGTGCTGTTTCGCGCACCTTCCCGATCCCGGGTGTCGCCGACCAGGCCATCGGCCTCAAGAACATCGAAGAGGCGATCGCCATCCGCGACCGCGTCCTCACCAACTTCGACAAGGCGGCGAACCTGCCGGCCGGTCCCGAACGCGACCGGCTCCTCACCTTCGTCGTGGTCGGTGGCGGCTTCGCCGGCATCGAGATCTTCGCGGAGCTCCGGTCGTTCGCGAGCGCGCTGCTCAAGTTCTACCCGCAGCTGTCGTTCGATGACACGCACTTCCACCTCATCGAAGCGATGGGCCGAATCATGCCCGAGGTCTCGCTGCCTACCAGCCACTGGGTGATCAAGAACCTCGCCCAGCGCGGCGCCGAGATCCACCTCGACACGCAGCTCTCGAGCGCGGTCGACGGCGTGATCGAACTCTCCACCGGCGAGAAGTTCGAGACCGACTTGATCGTGTGGACCGCGGGCGTCATGGCGAACCCGAGCATCGTGCGTCACACCGACCTCCCGATCGAGGAGCGCGGCCGTCTCCAGGTTCGCGCAGATCTGCGCGTCGGAACCGAAGACGACATCATCAAGGACGCCTGGGGTGCCGGCGACATCTGCGCCGTGCCCGACCTCACCGGCGGCGGCGTCGGCGGCTACACGGTCCCGAACGCGCAGCACGCCGTCCGTCAGGGCAAGCTGCTCGCGAAGAACCTCGTCGCAGATATGCGCGGTGAGCTTCCGAAGCAGTACTTCCACAAGAACCTGGGTGCGGTCGCCGGTCTCGGCATCGGCGTCGGCGTGTTCCAGTCGGGAAAGATCGCGGTCAAGGGCTTCATCGCCTGGCTGATGCACCGCGGCTACCACGGCCTGGCAATGCCCAGCTGGGAGCGCAAGTTCCGCGTGTTCTGGGGCTGGGTGAACAACTTCCTCCTCGGCCGCGACATCGTCTCGCTCGTTGCGGCGCAGCACCCGCGCTCCGCGTTCGAAGAGTTCGCCGCTCGTCCTCGCCCGGCCGTTGAGGCCGCGCCAGCCGCGGAGCCGAAGGCCGTCAAGGCACCGGCACGCTCGCGTGCGAAGGCGGCTCAGCCTGCCGAGGTGCCGGCAGCGAAGTAGTTTTCACGCGAGGGCCCGGGCCGACTCAGTCGCCCGGGCCTTTCGCATGTCCCGATCGTGACGATCGATAGCATTGACGACGGGCCCCCATAGCCCAATTGGCAGAGGCAGGCGACTTAAAATCGCCCGAGTGTGGGTTCGAGTCCCACTGGGGGTACTTCGAGCTTCCCTTGCGAATCAGCTGTCCACGGGCGGCAGGCTACCCAGCGACTGGGACCAGACGACCAGAGCCGAACACTGACGACCGCGAGATCGGGGCGACCCACAAGTGGGGTCAATGGAATGCCGTCCGCTCCGGCGAGCAGGGCCTCGTCGTTCAGGACCTCGACGAAATAGCGCACTTGGCGGCGAGGATGCGTTTGGCGGCTCACCACTATCGGAACGGCCACCGTGGCGAGCAGACCGAGAATCGCAACAACCAACTGCCCTGGATCGTTCATCGCTGCAGCTTCCGTCGCACGCGATCATCGTCAACGCACGCGGCAAGGCGCCCCGTAGCTGAGGTTTGGACGGTGTTCGTCGTTGTGACATGCTCCCGCCAACGACCGCCACCTGTCAACGAGCGGCGCCCGACCGAAAGCGTTCTGGCCGGGGGCTATTCGGCGTTAAGCGCCGTAAGGAGCTGGCTCAGCTCGACTGCGTTGCCGTCGAATTCGAGGTTGGATCCGTCGTCGAATTGGAACACTACGGTTGCGCGCGCGTCAAAAGGATTGAACTCGAAACTTTGGACGCCTGTCGCGGGCCTGATCTCGTTGCGCGGTGTGGAGCTCTCCGTCTCGTGAAAGCCGATCCAGTTGTGGCTGATTCCGAGCCAGCCGATTGCTCTCAGTGTTCCGTCCTTGATGAGGTTCACTCCCACGGCGTCTGCGATGAGCATTTCGCCTGAGGGCAGGACGTCAAGCACGTAGTGCGCGTGGGGATCGGTCATGCCCGAACTCTAGCGGTGAGTGTTTCTCATAATCCACTGTCGAGGTAAAGTACGTGCCTTCCGCTGCGAGGATGGAGGCATGCCTGAATCTGTCGACGTTTCGTGGGAACTGGACGGGATCCGGATGGAGGGTACCGTCGTTCGCCCCGACGGTGACGGCCCATTCCCCGCGGTCGTCCTGGTGGCGGGCAGCGGCCCGACGGACCGGGACTGGTGTTCGCCGATGCTGCCAGGCAGCAATGGCAGCGGTCGCCTGTTCGCCGAGGCGTTCGCGGACGCGGGCATGGCATCCATCCGCTACGACAAGCGGGCATCGGGCCCGCACGTCATGGAGAACGTCCCGAAGCTCATCGGTAAATTGAGCATGCAGTCCCATCTCGACGAGCTGGTCGCCGCCGTCACCGCGCTCACCGAGCAGGACTTCGTCGACGCCTCACGAATCGTCGGGCTCGGTAACAGTGAGGGCACCATCCATGTGCTCCACTACGTCACCAGTGTTCAGGATGTTCCGTTCGCGGGAGCGGTCCTCGCGGCACCACCCGGTCGCCCGATTCAGACCGTGCTGCTCTCGCAGCTGGCGCTCCAGGCGACACAGTTCCCCGGCGGTGAGCAACTGATGCCGAAGGTCGAGGAAGCTGTCGCGCGCTACTCGGCCGGTCAGCCCATGAACCCCGATCCGAGCCTTCCCGACACGGTGAGGATGGTGCTCGCCAGCTTCGAGACCCCGGCGAACCTCCCGTTCGCTCGCGAGTTGTGGGTCGAGTCGGCGAGCGATTCTCTCGCGCTGGTGGGGATCCCGACTCTGGTCCTGATCGGCGGCAGGGATGTTCAGATCGATCTGCACGCTGACGGGGATCCGCTCCAGCGCGTCGCGCAGGGGATGAACAACGTGACCTTCGCGTTCCCGCCCAACGCGAACCATGTGTTCAAGGAGGACACGCGGACCCCGGATGAGGTCGCCGCGTCGCCGGGGAACGGCTACAACGATCCGGGCACGCATCTCGATCCGGAGAGCCTGGACACGATCCTCGGCTGGCTCCGCTCCGTCTTCGACTAGCTGCGACCGCCCATTGTCGCCGGAGTAGACCGCGAGTAGGGTTTGTCCCGCGACGACGCGACAGTCGGCCGCGTCCGCAGAGGGAAGCGGGTGGGGATCGTGGCAAATCCAGGACAACCGACAATCCAGCAGGGCTCGACGGGGAGCGCCGTCAGGCGGCTGCAGCGGGCGCTTCGCCGAACACCGAATCTCTCCCTCGTGGTGGACGGAGTTTTCGGGCCGGCCACTCATGCCGCGGTGGTCGACTTCCAGCAGGGCAATCCGCCGCTGGTGGTCGACGGAATCGTGGGGCCGCATACCTGGGCCAAGTTGCCTGACGGCGGACCCATGCCCGTCCTCTCCCTGACCTCGTCGGGAAATGTGGTGAAGAGCCTGCAGACGGTGCTGACGAACGGCGCCTCCCAGTGGGGAAACGTGACACCTCAGGG
It encodes the following:
- a CDS encoding epoxide hydrolase family protein, which encodes MTIEPFRIQVSDDVLDDLRLRLERTRFVPPLGTSPWGGGMDPAVLRDLAAAWAAFDWRATENRLNAYEQFLADVRGHRIHFVRIPASGSADQRVPLLLLHGWPSAFTEYLPLGERLASPAAFGSDARIAFDVIIPSLPGFVFSELGDRPLTRWQIAEDLHELMTGVLGYDRYAAFGGDIGGGAATWLAVDHADRLIGIQLLNAPFPADDAPRGDEERAFLEGVDRYDRADGGYSEIMLTRPDTIAAALGDSPAGLLAWIVDKWHDWVDGELGSVVEADALLTIATRYWVTESIGTSFAQYFDYHANPPRPPIEAPLGVYLSREPVMDGFPRSLAERAADDLREFVVAPKGGHFAGLEHPDEAADAIRAFFGRLLG
- the eno gene encoding phosphopyruvate hydratase, with the protein product MAQIEAVGAREILDSRGNPTVEVEILLEDGTVSRAAVPSGASTGAFEAYELRDGDKDRYQGKGVLKAVDAVLDEIGPAIEGFEAADQRLVDSAMIELDGTDNKKRLGANAILGVSLAVAKAAADSADLPLFRYLGGPNAHTLPVPMMNIINGGAHADTGVDIQEFMILPVGAESFSEALRWGVETYHSLKSLLKKKGLNTGLGDEGGFAPELETNVAALDLISEAIQLAGFTVGTDIALGLDVASTEFFENGVYRFERQERTAAEMSAYYATLAANYPLVSIEDPLAEDDWEGWTLLNSEIGSKLQLVGDDLFVTNPKRLAQGIASKAANSILIKVNQIGTLTETLDAVTLAQRNGMTAVLSHRSGETEDTTIADLAVATDAGQIKTGAPARSERVAKYNQLLRIEEELGEAAVYAGRSAFPRFTA
- the hisS gene encoding histidine--tRNA ligase, encoding MASPITPPRGMRDFLPADKARREHALGVIRTSFAAHGFDEIETPVVEDVARLHSGLGGDNEKLAFSVLRRGLDTEDLTAAIEHGDLMSLADLGLRFDLTVPLARFYATHRAELPPVFRAIQIAPVWRAERPQKGRYRQFVQCDIDIIGEAGQLAEVELITATAAALEALGLEGCTIRINDRRILNGLLEFCGFEESRWPQVLISIDKLDKIGAEGVVAELSADGADSAAVLGGVLETLEPHIADGGVALTVEAITSILPDGIDTDAVAQLEALAHALGSLPPGVKLRFDPTLVRGMGYYTGTIFEISHPGSGSSVGGGGRYDGMIGRFLGTDVPACGFSIGFERVVDLIDLPESDGADSVVLVFEPTVALSRLLALKTELVDAGRRVRLERRTKNLKALLDRSAAAGFASFAFVTDDTDGVAALEFKPLA
- a CDS encoding S8 family serine peptidase, with amino-acid sequence MIRAGRALVALAVGVALALGGATVAHADQVRSLEYWLNDYGISQAWSASRGAGVKVAIIDTGVDGTVPDLRGAVVGGTDVSGIGSPNGQKPLGSSDESGHGTWVASLLAGRGTGGDKGVIGVAPDASILTVSVALGSSPSSVSSDDQIADGVRWAVDNGAKVINMSLTRNTLDWPESWDTAFQYAFAHDVVIVAAAGNRGSGTTEVGAPATIPGVLTVAGVDRNGKASFDASSQGITIGVSAPSEQLVGANPGAGYVQWEGTSGAAPLVAGAVALVRAAHPELNAANVINRIISTARPVGSVPSPIYGYGLLNAYAAVTANVAPVVANPMGDLGQWIHIHRRAQSTTPSQGGQAPVPTSTPRALPPDRTVAIGQLVVPGWDALTLFWIPFTLLAGFIVLVALGVTGAVLHFRRAGRRG
- a CDS encoding alpha/beta hydrolase family protein; amino-acid sequence: MPESVDVSWELDGIRMEGTVVRPDGDGPFPAVVLVAGSGPTDRDWCSPMLPGSNGSGRLFAEAFADAGMASIRYDKRASGPHVMENVPKLIGKLSMQSHLDELVAAVTALTEQDFVDASRIVGLGNSEGTIHVLHYVTSVQDVPFAGAVLAAPPGRPIQTVLLSQLALQATQFPGGEQLMPKVEEAVARYSAGQPMNPDPSLPDTVRMVLASFETPANLPFARELWVESASDSLALVGIPTLVLIGGRDVQIDLHADGDPLQRVAQGMNNVTFAFPPNANHVFKEDTRTPDEVAASPGNGYNDPGTHLDPESLDTILGWLRSVFD
- a CDS encoding FtsB family cell division protein — protein: MSKPRTRRVPVAMAAGQSGAGSWLRGIRFSGFSLVMMGLLIVAVVILAPTLRSLIEQRQQIADQQATVDQLKSQVSDLKSQRARWNDPSYIRSQARDRLYYVMPGEISYLVIDDRPPAAKAAEQGPISTKIQATKSDWVGSLFGSFMTAGLSDATPAQLSGRGGTTPPTPTPTPTPGK
- a CDS encoding NAD(P)/FAD-dependent oxidoreductase, which translates into the protein MPKILIVGGGYAGFYTAWKLEKWLRNGEAEVTMVDPLPYMTYQPFLPEVAVGSIEPRHAVVAHRRHLKKTHVVSGKVTYIDHANKTATVEPPVGEPWQQEYDIVVVTAGAVSRTFPIPGVADQAIGLKNIEEAIAIRDRVLTNFDKAANLPAGPERDRLLTFVVVGGGFAGIEIFAELRSFASALLKFYPQLSFDDTHFHLIEAMGRIMPEVSLPTSHWVIKNLAQRGAEIHLDTQLSSAVDGVIELSTGEKFETDLIVWTAGVMANPSIVRHTDLPIEERGRLQVRADLRVGTEDDIIKDAWGAGDICAVPDLTGGGVGGYTVPNAQHAVRQGKLLAKNLVADMRGELPKQYFHKNLGAVAGLGIGVGVFQSGKIAVKGFIAWLMHRGYHGLAMPSWERKFRVFWGWVNNFLLGRDIVSLVAAQHPRSAFEEFAARPRPAVEAAPAAEPKAVKAPARSRAKAAQPAEVPAAK
- a CDS encoding peptidoglycan-binding domain-containing protein, which encodes MVDGVFGPATHAAVVDFQQGNPPLVVDGIVGPHTWAKLPDGGPMPVLSLTSSGNVVKSLQTVLTNGASQWGNVTPQGIDGIFGPHTEASVMAFQTWGHVIIDGVVGDQTWSVSLHAASATLESEVGLQYVIG
- a CDS encoding MazG family protein — encoded protein: MTDLSFSSSAATGVPTELDELVAVMARLRAPGGCPWDADQTHESLVQYLIEETYELVEAIETGNRDDMLEELGDVLYQVLFHADIAAHTPGEDFDIQDVAAQMTAKMVGRHPHVFGDRVAKTPDDVMEFWDDLKRREKPGRTSVLDGIPQAMPSLALADKLLGRAEKVGLIELEGAGGVQVASEDELGALLLAIVASAKSNGLDAERALRTTLRGLQEEIREQEAGAADAGIIGLAVPEA
- a CDS encoding DUF501 domain-containing protein, with amino-acid sequence MTTPPFEPATERDIATVSAQLGRPARNVVGIAARCVCGAPTVVATAPRLDDGTPFPTLYYLSHPAATAALSYLEATQVMNEFNELLENEEELRAHYADAHTAYLADRESIAVVPEIAGISAGGMPARVKCLHALGAHALAAGPGVNPIGDLALERANWSPSICECLDYSVG